TATGTAAATGTGGCCTGCATTTTCTGTTTAGGGCTTGCTTTGCCTGCTTTCGAATTTATCATCTAGCTGTGGCAAAAGAGGCATGGAAGCTGCTGCCGTATCTTTGTCATCGTGTTCTCCACTGTGAAGGTCCTCTACTTCAGAACCTATGTTTTCTGAGACATTGCCCGCATggtttaagttttttaatttcgtgCCGTCTTGAATGGCTTCGTCGACTTTATTATATACCAAATCGGGAGAGCTGTTCATATTTGTTGGAGAACAATTTACACTTCGGTTAGGTATGGATAGACGTCTCGTACTTTGATTTGATGCAAGACAAAAAGGCTTTTCATCTTCTGTTATAGAGTGCAATAGACGTTCCACTTCGTCATCGAAGGTCTCACTGGAAAATGTCCCAGATTTTCGACTTTTTTCCAACAATGTAGCTTTCTTTGCAGTTAGATACAAAACccttttaattgttatatAAATCACATCCGATATAGCACGAACTGAGTAATCAGGTACAAAAGATTGGCGTATTTTTGAGTCCATATTTAAAGACTGCAGAGAACCCATTTGTGTT
This portion of the Drosophila yakuba strain Tai18E2 unplaced genomic scaffold, Prin_Dyak_Tai18E2_2.1 Segkk50_quiver_pilon_scaf, whole genome shotgun sequence genome encodes:
- the LOC120322275 gene encoding unextended protein-like, with the translated sequence MFESGPFTYFGTQALVPNVVIDSPTQMGSLQSLNMDSKIRQSFVPDYSVRAISDVIYITIKRVLYLTAKKATLLEKSRKSGTFSSETFDDEVERLLHSITEDEKPFCLASNQSTRRLSIPNRSVNCSPTNMNSSPDLVYNKVDEAIQDGTKLKNLNHAGNVSENIGSEVEDLHSGEHDDKDTAAASMPLLPQLDDKFESRQSKP